In the genome of Schistocerca piceifrons isolate TAMUIC-IGC-003096 chromosome X, iqSchPice1.1, whole genome shotgun sequence, one region contains:
- the LOC124722513 gene encoding testis-specific H1 histone-like encodes MSTIGSYRTNNNETDGHARRHTHRRAQTRAQTRAQTRTQTRTQTRTQTRTQTRTQTRTQTRTQTRTQTRTQTRTQTRTQTRTQTRTQTRTQTRTQTRTQTRTQTRTQTRTQTRTQTRTQTRTQTRTQTRTQTRTQTRTQTRTQTRTQTRTQTRTQTRTQTRTQTR; translated from the exons ATGTCAACGATCGGCTCATATCGCACCAACAATAATG AGACGGACGGACACGCGCGCAGACACACGCACAGACGCGCACAGACGCGCGCACAGACGCGCGCACAGACGCGCACACAGACGCGCACACAGACGCGCACACAGACGCGCACACAGACGCGCACACAGACGCGCACACAGACGCGCACACAGACGCGCACACAGACGCGCACACAGACGCGCACACAGACGCGCACACAGACGCGCACACAGACGCGCACACAGACGCGCACACAGACGCGCACACAGACGCGCACACAGACGCGCACACAGACGCGCACACAGACGCGCACACAGACGCGCACACAGACGCGCACACAGACGCGCACACAGACGCGCACACAGACGCGCACACAGACGCGCACACAGACGCGCACACAGACGCGCACACAGACGCGCACACAGACGCGCACACAGACGCGCACACAGACGCGCACACAGACGcgcacacagacac